The following proteins come from a genomic window of Amphiura filiformis chromosome 16, Afil_fr2py, whole genome shotgun sequence:
- the LOC140135778 gene encoding uncharacterized protein, protein MVICKSTQWSFKHHLLFILDATYNAAVVTPISISLWWSVWDLFYALSTVISAKTYPHIGLWVLLTCGSIGKLSLYLLQHSFRHYVNLAQRSKLFVVIVTRIDLYITFCFGMAVWVGVWTLMDEITGINTPSTMVCLAISLPGLFILRSLRNGVSAPMNLDLDSNQKLFDYPMLFKVDPSNDNSTISQYVYYFFDCFITVTVIDVLLVFYWRAGFNILDLYLLPNDPTLSAWITVIVGYTMFICVLFLQFPALNISKKLASPWQRLLYKSGYWILTFIMMVCIWRGIWNLIVIYAGVEHLPMPYYYLVPLIAHICIVSIMFALNIFCNGLSGFTKVDDNCLNGSDLLVKNIFQTVSNLMTVYATDDTIDEPNESTPLITSQSTNEPGLQV, encoded by the coding sequence ATGGTCATCTGCAAGTCCACACAGTGGTCTTTCAAACACCACCTTCTCTTCATCCTTGATGCTACTTATAACGCAGCGGTTGTCACTCCTATTTCGATCTCACTTTGGTGGAGTGTTTGGGACTTATTTTATGCACTCTCTACTGTGATTAGTGCCAAGACGTATCCTCACATTGGCTTATGGGTACTTTTGACATGTGGTAGTATCGGGAAGCTATCATTGTATCTCCTACAGCATTCTTTCCGGCATTATGTGAATCTCGCACAAAGAAGTAAGCTTTTCGTAGTGATAGTCACACGCATTGACTTGTATATTACATTCTGTTTTGGTATGGCTGTTTGGGTTGGTGTTTGGACACTAATGGATGAAATCACCGGTATAAATACACCGAGCACAATGGTATGTTTAGCGATCAGTCTTCCTGGACTGTTTATTTTGCGAAGTTTAAGAAACGGTGTTTCTGCACCAATGAATCTAGATTTGGACAGTAATCAAAAGCTTTTCGATTACCCAATGCTATTTAAAGTTGATCCAAGCAATGATAACAGTACAATTTCCCAATACGTGTATTATTTCTTCGATTGTTTTATTACCGTAACTGTAATCGATGTTTTACTAGTGTTTTACTGGCGAGCCGGTTTCAATATCCTAGACTTGTATCTTTTACCAAATGATCCAACACTATCAGCTTGGATTACAGTAATCGTAGGATATACAATGTTCATTTGTGTCCTCTTTCTCCAATTCCCTGCACTAAACATATCCAAGAAACTCGCATCGCCGTGGCAACGGTTGCTATATAAATCAGGCTACTGGATCCTTACTTTTATCATGATGGTGTGCATTTGGAGAGGAATTTGGAACTTAATTGTTATTTATGCTGGAGTGGAGCATCTTCCAATGCCATACTACTATCTGGTCCCACTGATAGCTCATATCTGCATTGTTTCCATCATGTTTGCACTTAACATTTTCTGCAATGGTTTATCAGGATTTACCAAAGTTGATGACAATTGCTTGAATGGAAGTGACCTGCTGGTTAAAAACATCTTTCAAACTGTTTCG